One Magnolia sinica isolate HGM2019 chromosome 2, MsV1, whole genome shotgun sequence genomic window, CTTGCTGTCCACCAGGTGGTTTCCACCATGTttagatgccctggcccaaatATCAGGCTCCTCAACTCATCATGTGGACGACAATGCTAGCAATAAATAGATTTTTCTCCCCAGCCAACCATTTTTTTCATGAACTGTTGCCCAAAGGGGTGGGCAGGTGAGGCAATCGCCTAAGGCCTCCTAATTACAaggccctatattatagcaaaattaaaatttcttaattataaAGGTCCTATATtctaacaaaattaaaattaagaataagaaaaaaaaacctaaaaatttttgaaataaaatttattggcctacaaaataggaacatctaaaaattagtttacaaatttgaaattgaaaataaaaagcaaatcctagaaactagcaTTATCAATAATAATGATCCAactctattttctcttttcaaaataatagtatcattctcaataaatttttgtcctaaaacctaggaccatAACTACCTACTTTATTACTAATTAAgttctaaaaaaattaaattctaacatcatttttctaaattaaattctaacttcatttttctaaTGGTACAGTAACACACCAATGTCTAATTAGATTAttaaaagaagttgaaaaaacaGAAATTAATACTTCAATTGAAATATTTAATCTAATAAAAGaactagattgttttccaaattattttattGCATATAGAACACCACTTACCATACCTGTTACAGTTGCATCTGCATAAAGaagtttttcaaaactaaaaattataaaaaattatttacgaACAATTATGTCTCAAGATAGATTAAACGGCTTAACAATTTTATCTATCGAAACTGATTTATTGAGTAAACTTGAATACAAaagtttaattagtaattttgcatctaaaaggcaagaagcaaatttatgatttaattttaaatttattaatttttttttaaaaaactaaaaagGTGCCTCTacgatgtgacccacctgatggatgaccTGGATATTTCACCCATGTACCACATAGGGCTCATGTGGTTGGCTGTATATTGGATGGCTTGTACACACGTCCAGGCTtagggaaaaataaaataaaatctgaaatgTTCAAAGAAAGCTATTGAAATGGATTCTAGTCTGTTCGTTCTCCAGTTTGCAGTTTTTTCTTCCAAGTATTTATATGAATCTGGAAATATAGTGCCGTGAGCATGAAAATGGGTTCCGGTGTGTTTCTTCTCCATTTTGCAGTACTTTTCCCGCCCTTGTACGCATTTTATAGCATATGGAAGTGCAGTGCAGCTATTATGTGTTAAATACAGCTTTTGATGGATGTAATATAATAATCAGTAATTGCTATTCCATATCAATTTGAAATCCTTACTATCTGGAGGGAATAGAAAAGTGCCTCCAGCGAAGGAAAGATATGAACAGTCCAGTACTTCTCTAACATTAGCCTAAATAATGTACATTCAACACCCTCTTCTGTCAATCTACAGTTTCCTAAAGCCTTCAACCTGATCTAACGTCAACCCACTCTATTGCTGTAATATCCATCTGCCTCTCTTCTTTTGTGCACCTTTTCAAGAATGGCATCCGTGCTGGAAGCTCTCCTGCAATTGGAGATTCCGATCCGTCTGATTCCCATCCTCGGTCATCAAGTACACTTGTTGGTGAGTAAGCATACTCCTTTGATGAATACTTTCCAGATGTGTTCTCGTAAACAAAAGGATGGCTAAGCAATTCTTCGctgctccaccttgatgttgggTTCCTTTGCAAGCATTTCCTTAAGAAGTCCAGCCCTTCTACAGAAAAGTTGGGTGGTAATTGAGGAGTTTCATCGCTGCATGCAATCTTATAAACAGCTGCCATTGGGTTTGAGACCTCATCACCCCAAGGACTCCCAGTGGCCATTTCAATAACCGTGCATCCCAGAGACCAGATGTCGGAAGCAAAGTCCAGCCCTTCATTTCTCAGGACTTCAGGTGCCATCCACAAGGGAGTGCCACACATGGATTGCCAGAAGTTGTTTGAATTTGTGTTGGGTTTTGAAGAATTCAGCCTCTTGGCGCCACCGAAATCTGCCAGCCTGATGTCTCCAGATGAGCCCAAGAGCACATTCTTGCATTTGAGATCACAATGCACAATCCTGCTCCTGTGCAAGTAAGCAAGCCCATGGAGGATCCCACGGGTGTATGACCGGATGACGGACTCATCAAGAGCACCACCGAACTTGTTTGTGATGTCGGACAGGCTTCCCCCAGCCATGAATTCCATGAAGAGGTTGAATGTCTGCTCGCCATTTGCTTCATCTGAAACATCGTGCCCAAGGTACCGGACGATGTATGGCGAATTGAGGTTCTTTAGGATGTCAGCCTCATTCTCCAGTGATTGAAACCCTGACCCAGATGAGGCAGATTTGACAGCGAAGAGCTCGCCATTGGATTTGTTCATGCCCAAGTTGACAATGCCGAAGGATCCAGACCCAAGTGCATTCCCCTTCACCCACTCCATTTGTCGATGAGAGTTCGAATATTTTCCCGCCATTTTTTGATTCCTTGTTAAAGATTGAGAAGAAGAGCAGAAAGGTGGGTggtggtcttcttatgtttgatGGAGAATCCAACCAGAAACCAGGTTATTTGTCTTTCTGAATGCTTACAGATTCTGTCAACGAGATTTTTAAAGGAGGAGTGAAAACGGAATTTAAATACCCACAACCAAAAAACCAGAGATATGTCCAAGATTGAAACCGCCAACGATAAAAACTACGTGCTCAGTCTCTCTAAATTACCTGTAAGGGAAATCCGTTGTGAAGAATGGATTACTGAGATTTCGTGGAGGAGATGATGAAAAATAACGGATTTGAAGTAGTCACAGGAAAAACAGAGAGACTGAAATTATTTgcgatttctttcttttctttttctttttaagaagAGTTTTTACCCTTAATGTATCGTACGCAGAATAGAAGCAGTTTCTGGAATCCTTACCCATCCGATTGCAGAAGGTTTTTCATGCGTAATGTAGAGGATGGTCGGAAAGAGAGCGATTTTCCAGCACCGGAAAACCGCCTCTCTCCAAAGAATCCTGAAAAGGGTTTCCTTTTCCAAAGCTGTTTTACTCTGGTTCCTGGTTGTGTTGGAAGGAGGAGGGAATTGGATCGGAATGGTGCTTTTATACAGAGAAAAATGAGGAAAACCGTTGAAGAGATCCCGATTTTGCGTGGAGCTCTTGGAGTGTGATTGGATAGGGATGGATGGGGTGAATGGGTGTTTGCCACGTGTAGCTTCCTTTTATGTGGCGGTTGTGGTTTGTTGAGGGATGAAACGGGAGGGTGCTTTGATCGTTACAGAACATAGGGGCAGTTTAGTTATTTTAAGCTCACCAGGACCTGTTCCTGGCCGTTAATGATTCCATGGTAGTTCCACTTGGATGCGGATTGCCTTTCGCATTAAGTTTCTCCAAtgagaagctaggtgggccccaccgtggatgtctgtgataaatccaccccatcgAGGAGGTTATACGAGAGGGAAAAGTAGGGGATGACCATGATATTTGTAtggaatccactctgtccattcgttttttgagGCTGTGAGACCAAAATTGATAAGGATccacactcaagtgggccgtactaaaggaaaaggtagttagggaaatttctaccgttgaaacttccctaggttctacagtgatgtttacatgccatccataccgttaatagcgtcattcttactgggatgaactcaaaaaaaacaaatattaaatgatttaagacttctgtggcccacgaatatttcaactgtcgaaattcaattctcacattttcggcccacttgagaactgggt contains:
- the LOC131224747 gene encoding mitogen-activated protein kinase kinase kinase 17-like; its protein translation is MAGKYSNSHRQMEWVKGNALGSGSFGIVNLGMNKSNGELFAVKSASSGSGFQSLENEADILKNLNSPYIVRYLGHDVSDEANGEQTFNLFMEFMAGGSLSDITNKFGGALDESVIRSYTRGILHGLAYLHRSRIVHCDLKCKNVLLGSSGDIRLADFGGAKRLNSSKPNTNSNNFWQSMCGTPLWMAPEVLRNEGLDFASDIWSLGCTVIEMATGSPWGDEVSNPMAAVYKIACSDETPQLPPNFSVEGLDFLRKCLQRNPTSRWSSEELLSHPFVYENTSGKYSSKEYAYSPTSVLDDRGWESDGSESPIAGELPARMPFLKRCTKEERQMDITAIEWVDVRSG